The Streptomyces sp. NBC_01268 genome window below encodes:
- a CDS encoding FadR/GntR family transcriptional regulator, protein MAVTDQAIEKIKEMIVRGALRPGARLPNEADLADQLGLSRSSLREAVRALTAMRILVPRQGDGTYVSGLEPHLLLESLSFAADVSEGHTARQLLEVRRLLEPQVTALAAGRLSAEQLGTLRTVLDQCAADIGIEEFVELDMEFHRIIADAVGNPVLSTLLGILSTHTQRLRIVRGTRYAPARQQAHREHEAIWRALAAGDASLAASASAVHVAAVEHWLADGTAVGSPGLAVCTP, encoded by the coding sequence ACCGACCAGGCGATCGAGAAGATCAAGGAGATGATCGTCCGCGGTGCTCTCCGGCCCGGTGCCAGGCTGCCGAACGAAGCCGATCTCGCCGACCAGCTCGGTCTGTCCCGCAGCTCGCTGCGCGAGGCCGTCCGGGCGCTCACCGCGATGCGCATCCTGGTCCCCCGGCAGGGCGACGGGACGTACGTCTCCGGGCTCGAACCGCACCTTCTCCTCGAATCGCTGTCCTTCGCCGCCGACGTCTCCGAGGGCCACACGGCCCGTCAGCTCCTGGAGGTCCGGCGCCTGCTGGAACCCCAGGTGACCGCGCTGGCGGCCGGCCGGCTCTCCGCGGAACAGCTGGGGACGCTGCGTACCGTCCTCGACCAGTGCGCCGCGGACATCGGCATCGAGGAGTTCGTCGAGCTGGACATGGAGTTCCACCGGATCATCGCCGACGCCGTCGGCAACCCGGTCCTCTCCACCCTGCTCGGCATCCTCTCCACCCACACCCAGCGGCTGCGCATCGTCCGGGGGACGCGCTACGCACCCGCCCGGCAGCAGGCCCACCGCGAGCACGAGGCCATCTGGCGCGCGCTCGCCGCGGGTGACGCGTCGCTCGCCGCGAGTGCCAGCGCCGTGCATGTCGCCGCCGTCGAGCACTGGCTGGCGGACGGCACGGCCGTCGGCTCCCCCGGCCTCGCCGTGTGCACCCCCTGA